The stretch of DNA CAGAGCTGAAATTTGTAAAAGAGGAGTTAGAAGCATTGCGTAAAGAGTATTCTTCTTTGGTAACTGACAAAGACGTGGCTGCCAAGAGAGCCGCAGAGGCTGTTGCTGCCTCCAAGGAAGTTGAGAAAACAGTTGAGGAACTCACTATCGAGCTGATTGCAACGAAGGAGTCGTTGGAGTCTGCACATGCTGCACATTTGGAAGCAGAGGAACAAAGAATTGGAGCGTCCATGGCGAGGGAGCAAGATTCTCTTAATTGGGATAAGGAACTAAAACAAGCTGATGAGGAGATCCAGAGACTTAACCAACAAATTCTATCGGCTAAGGATCTCAAATCGAAGCTCGATGCTGCCTCAGCCTTACTAGTTGATTTGAAAGCCGAGTTAGCTGCTTACATGGAATCGAAGTTGAAGGAGGAATCTGGTGAAGGAAAATCAAATAGTGAAATAGAGGGATCAGAGGGAAAAACTCATACCAACATTCAAGCAGCAGTTGCTTCAGCCAAGAATGAGCTCGAGGAAGTAAAGGTCAACATAGAAAAAGCATTGGCTGAAGTCAATTGCTTAAAGATGGCTGCTCAATCATTAAAAGTGGAAGTTGAAACTGAGAAATCAGCTCTTGCCTCGATGAGACAGAGAGAAGGAATGGCATCGATAGCTGTTTCATCTCTTGAAGCCGATCTGGACAGGACTAAATCAGAGATAGCTCTTGTTCAGTCGAAGGAGAAAGAAGTTGCTGAGAAGATGGTAGAACTACCGAGGAAATTACAGCAAGCAGCGCAGGACGCTGATCAGGCCAAGACACTTGCTCAAATGGCTCGTGAAGAGCTACGAAAGGCAAAGGAAGAAACAGAACAAGCAAAGGCTACAGCAAGCACTATGGAGAGTAGATTACTTGCAGCACGAAAAGAAATTGAGGCTGCCAAAGCTTCGGAAAAATTGGCTTTGGCAGCTATCAAGGCCTTGCAAGAGAGTGAATCAGCTAGATCATCTAACGATGTGGATTCACCTTCAGGGGTAACACTTTCTTTAGAGGAGTACTATGAACTAAGCAAGCGAGCACACGAGGCAGAAGAGTTGGCAAACGCGAGGGTTGCATCAGCCAACTCTGAAATTGAACTAGCTAAAGAATCTGAGTTAAGGAGCTTGGAAAAGTTGGACGAAGTTAATCGGGAGATGGCTTCTAGAAGAGAAGCATTGAAAATCGCAATGGATAAGGCCGAGAAGGCCAAGGAAGGGAAGTTGGGAGTAGAACAGGAGCTAAGAAAATGGAGGGCAGAACACGAGCAACGACGCAAGGCCGGTGAAACTGGTCATACTGCAGTGAACCCCATAAAA from Cannabis sativa cultivar Pink pepper isolate KNU-18-1 chromosome 2, ASM2916894v1, whole genome shotgun sequence encodes:
- the LOC115718418 gene encoding protein WEAK CHLOROPLAST MOVEMENT UNDER BLUE LIGHT 1, whose translation is MEDVKISEQLPPETSSLSHHDEMTDKSVLNGKAETGSDLSIGESTKLTETVQASLDQNQLVPTDNQASSSAISVDTSVENQLSSALASPKTFDESETRDEVVMKSSENGAVQHTSNGNGVAEDTYNEASTSVETSETGAKHDASDEPKSLEHSIETAHVPSASSPELTISKSDDHGVPPIDLSLPDTKIAKVVVRKEDFVDSPKLVKQLIANRGLIDTTAPFESVKEAVSKFGGIVDWKAHKIQTVERRKLVEQELEKAQGEIPEYRKISETAEQSKVQVLKELDSTKRLIEELKLNLERAQTEEDQAKQDSELAKLRVEEMEQGIADEASVAAKAQLEVAKARHTAAVSELKFVKEELEALRKEYSSLVTDKDVAAKRAAEAVAASKEVEKTVEELTIELIATKESLESAHAAHLEAEEQRIGASMAREQDSLNWDKELKQADEEIQRLNQQILSAKDLKSKLDAASALLVDLKAELAAYMESKLKEESGEGKSNSEIEGSEGKTHTNIQAAVASAKNELEEVKVNIEKALAEVNCLKMAAQSLKVEVETEKSALASMRQREGMASIAVSSLEADLDRTKSEIALVQSKEKEVAEKMVELPRKLQQAAQDADQAKTLAQMAREELRKAKEETEQAKATASTMESRLLAARKEIEAAKASEKLALAAIKALQESESARSSNDVDSPSGVTLSLEEYYELSKRAHEAEELANARVASANSEIELAKESELRSLEKLDEVNREMASRREALKIAMDKAEKAKEGKLGVEQELRKWRAEHEQRRKAGETGHTAVNPIKSPRASFEGRKEATTSDRVSDATVPPPVHYAPSPNSYARGNDSETDSFQETKAGKKKKKSLFPRFLMFLARRRAHSTKST